The following coding sequences lie in one Crassostrea angulata isolate pt1a10 chromosome 10, ASM2561291v2, whole genome shotgun sequence genomic window:
- the LOC128166704 gene encoding 60S ribosomal protein L34-like, producing MVQRLTFRRRLSYNTKSNSRRVSKTPGGKLVYLYTKKPGSVPKCGDCKVKLHGITPARPLKLMSMSRRLKTVTRCYGGTRCHRCVRERIVRAFLIEEQKIVVRVLKAQEASKK from the exons ATGGTTCAGCGACTGACTTTCCGTCGTAGACTGTCTTACAACACAAAAAGTAACAGCAGGAGGGT ATCAAAGACTCCTG GTGGTAAATTGGTTTACCTTTACACAAAGAAACCTGGTAGTGTGCCCAAATGTGGAGATTGTAAAGTTAAACTACATGGG ATTACACCTGCCAGGCCCCTGAAGCTGATGTCCATGTCTCGACGACTGAAGACGGTGACACGCTGCTATGGAGGTACTCGCTGCCACAGATGTGTCCGCGAGAG GATAGTCCGGGCCTTCCTTATCGAAGAACAGAAGATTGTGGTCCGTGTATTGAAGGCACAAGAAGCCTCCAAAAAATAA